From the Psychrobacter sp. P11F6 genome, the window GCGCAATCAAGGCGTGGAGCATAATGTACTAAACCTTGAAGCGCTAAAAGCCATGGAGCCTAGCGCTAATTTTGAAGGTTTCGTTGGTGCGATTCATTGGAAAAACTCTTGGCAAGTGTCAAACCCAAGCTCCCTCGTAAAAGCCTATGCGAAAAATTTCCAAGAGATGGGCGGTACAATTAAAGAGAGCGATGTAAAAGAAATCGTACAAGATGGTGAAGGTTGGAAAATCATCACTGATAATGACACTTATTATAGTGATAAGTTGGTCATTGCAGCGGGTCCATGGTCGAATGACTTGATCAGACCACTGGGTTACAATCTGCCATTGTTCCCAATGCGTGGTTATCATCAGCATTTCAAAGTAACAGAAAAAAATACCATCAATCACAGCATGTTCGATATGGACAAAGGCTTTGTGATGGGTCCAATGCAGCAAGGCATCCGTATCACGACTGGTGCTGAGATGACTACGATGGATGCACCAAAGAACTTTGGTCAATTAAAAACGGTTCTGAAGCTGGCAAGAAAAATCTTACCATTAGAAGATGCGGTTGAGAGTGAAGCATGGGCAGGATCACGTCCTTGTATGCCTGATATGAAGCCAGTTATTGGTCCTGCAGACAAGCATGAAAAACTATGGTTTGCCTTTGGTCACAGTCATCAAGGCTTTACTTTAGGGCCTATGACAGGACGTCTCGTTGAAGAGATGATTCATGACAAGCCATTATTAGTAGATGTTGCGCCATTCAGTGCCCAGCGTTTTTCTAATTAACAGCGCATTTGACAGATTTAGCACAGACTTAAATTAATAAATTGAAGGTATATAACATGATAAAGAAGCTGCATAGCAATCAACGTATGAGCAAAACTGTAATCCATAATCAGACTATTTATTTATGTGGTCAGGTAGGTAATGCAGAAGACGAAATCAAAGCGCAAACATTGACTTGTTTGGAAAAAATCCAAACGTTGTTAGAAGAAGTGGGTAGCGATAAATCAAAACTACTATCAGTAACGGTTTGGATAAAAGACATGGCTGACTTTGCTGCTATGAATGAAGTCTATGACCAGTGGTTTGAAGGCATTCAGCCGCCAGCTCGTGCTTGTGGCGAGTCTGCATTGGCACGTCCTGAGCTGTTGGTTGAGATGATTGCCATCGCCGCTGAGTAATAGTCTGATCTTAGTAGTTGTATTAAATAAAAAAGGCCATGATAGCGATATCATGGCCTTTTTTTGTTTTCCTGTTTTCTCATAGATTGGTTGTGAGTATATTTTTATAAGCTATCAAAGTAGATTAAGTTATATTTATTCAACTTATGTTTTATAGGGCGTGTTGAACATTGGGAATAAAATAGTAGCAAAAAAATAGCAAACGGTTAGTCTTTAAGTTCTCACACAAAAAAGACATCGTTTGCTATGCCTCGTACAATGCTCAAAGATCAACACTGGACAAGACTAAGACCTATATTACTCTATGACAAAGGGAATCTTAGACAAACCTTTGAAGGCGTATTATATCGGATGCGTGTTGGCTGTCCTTGGCGTGATCTGCCACCTTACTTTGGTAAGCCTAATACCGTCTACAAGGCTTATCAGCGCTGGTTTCGTAGCAATAAACTGATTGCACTGTTCGCTTTATTAACTAAAGACTCAGACTGTGAATGGGTGTTTATCGATGGCACACACATTAAAGCACATCAGCACAGTAATGGTAGCAATGAGGTGGAACAAGCCATTAGTAAAAGTGTGGCAGGACGCGCAACCAAGATTCATTTAGCAGTTGATGCTCATGGCAACCCTATTACTTTTATCCTATCAGATGGCACGACTCACGATGTAAAGGTGGCTCCAGACTTAATTGATGAGATTAATTTAAGTAGTACAGACATACTATGTGCCGATAAGGGCTATGATTCTGATCCACTGCGAGCGCATATTGAACGAGCAGGTTGCTTCAATAATATTCCTCGAAAACAGAATACTAAGTCCACCAATAACCATATGGACTGGCACTTGTACAAGGCTCGACACTTAGTAGAAAATGCTTTTGCTAAGTTAAAAAACTACAGGGCGGTTGCAACTAGAT encodes:
- a CDS encoding NAD(P)/FAD-dependent oxidoreductase, whose product is MRYEVIVIGAGMVGTSVAWHLQKNNSKVLMLDKKLPGSETSYGNAGLIQREAIHTHPFPRQLTEMIRVLPNQGTDIRYRIPAILRYHQALLQYWKYSTPASVKKIESEWQTLIAHCTSEHQTMISASGADELITRDGWLQLHRSEDTFKEAQASAIDARNQGVEHNVLNLEALKAMEPSANFEGFVGAIHWKNSWQVSNPSSLVKAYAKNFQEMGGTIKESDVKEIVQDGEGWKIITDNDTYYSDKLVIAAGPWSNDLIRPLGYNLPLFPMRGYHQHFKVTEKNTINHSMFDMDKGFVMGPMQQGIRITTGAEMTTMDAPKNFGQLKTVLKLARKILPLEDAVESEAWAGSRPCMPDMKPVIGPADKHEKLWFAFGHSHQGFTLGPMTGRLVEEMIHDKPLLVDVAPFSAQRFSN
- a CDS encoding RidA family protein, translated to MKKLHSNQRMSKTVIHNQTIYLCGQVGNAEDEIKAQTLTCLEKIQTLLEEVGSDKSKLLSVTVWIKDMADFAAMNEVYDQWFEGIQPPARACGESALARPELLVEMIAIAAE
- a CDS encoding IS5 family transposase, whose protein sequence is MPRTMLKDQHWTRLRPILLYDKGNLRQTFEGVLYRMRVGCPWRDLPPYFGKPNTVYKAYQRWFRSNKLIALFALLTKDSDCEWVFIDGTHIKAHQHSNGSNEVEQAISKSVAGRATKIHLAVDAHGNPITFILSDGTTHDVKVAPDLIDEINLSSTDILCADKGYDSDPLRAHIERAGCFNNIPRKQNTKSTNNHMDWHLYKARHLVENAFAKLKNYRAVATRFDKLKQSYENTVALACAYLWLKL